A window of the Candidatus Poribacteria bacterium genome harbors these coding sequences:
- a CDS encoding iron-sulfur cluster assembly accessory protein: MITVTESAAQKAITLISNSETSAESELGLRMQVVGGGCSGFQYNLEFGAAKDTDKVFDFHGLKVFIDPRSTLYLAGSVLDYNDGLMDSGFKITNPNATNTCGCGESFSV; this comes from the coding sequence ATGATTACTGTCACAGAATCTGCCGCACAAAAAGCAATTACACTTATTAGTAATAGTGAAACCTCAGCTGAATCCGAACTCGGCTTGCGGATGCAGGTTGTCGGCGGTGGATGCTCCGGGTTCCAATATAACCTCGAATTTGGTGCCGCGAAGGATACCGACAAAGTGTTTGATTTTCACGGCTTAAAGGTTTTCATTGATCCGCGCAGTACGCTCTATCTTGCAGGTTCCGTACTCGACTATAACGACGGGTTGATGGATTCAGGTTTTAAAATAACAAACCCGAATGCTACAAACACGTGCGGTTGTGGTGAGTCGTTTAGCGTTTAA
- a CDS encoding glycoside hydrolase family 32 protein yields MIQTAYQESYRPQFHFTPKTNWTNDPNGLIHYKGEFHLFFQHNPSGINWGNMTWGHAVSTDLVHWKQLPHAIHPDELGTIFSGSGVVDWKNTGGFQTSDESVLVNFYTSAGSHAPEQVPFTQSIAYSNDRGRSWTKYEGNPVIEHIVGSNRDPKVIWHEPTQKWVMALYLDQNDYALFGSTNLKEWTRLSDLQIPDTECPDIFELPVDDDPDNTKWVFWGAAGKYYVGNFDGTTFTPEGDAQQADYGANFYAAQTWSDVPEFDGRRIQIAWMSGSNPPDMPFNQQMSFPCKLTLRTTSEGIRLHREPVAEIENIHAYTHAWSDLSLKPDEDPLAGLTGELFDIRAEIALNDAAAVGFKIRGQDIRYDVASQQLTFLERSGPLAPQDGKIRLQILVDRISIEAFGNDGELSMTSYFLPDLDNADIGIYAEGSAATLGSLKVNELKSSWV; encoded by the coding sequence ATGATTCAAACGGCTTATCAGGAATCATACCGCCCACAGTTCCACTTTACACCGAAAACCAATTGGACGAATGACCCAAACGGCTTAATCCATTACAAAGGCGAGTTTCATCTCTTCTTTCAACACAACCCATCGGGCATCAATTGGGGCAACATGACTTGGGGACACGCTGTCAGCACAGACCTCGTCCACTGGAAGCAACTTCCACACGCCATCCATCCAGATGAACTCGGCACAATCTTCTCCGGTTCAGGTGTCGTGGACTGGAAAAACACCGGTGGTTTCCAGACCAGTGACGAGTCGGTACTCGTCAACTTCTACACATCTGCTGGCAGCCATGCACCGGAGCAGGTGCCGTTTACGCAAAGTATCGCCTACAGCAACGACCGCGGACGGAGTTGGACAAAATATGAAGGGAATCCTGTGATTGAGCATATTGTCGGGAGTAACCGCGATCCCAAGGTTATCTGGCATGAACCTACGCAGAAATGGGTGATGGCTCTCTATCTCGACCAAAATGACTATGCGCTGTTCGGTTCGACAAACCTTAAGGAATGGACAAGGTTATCCGACCTGCAAATTCCAGATACGGAATGCCCTGACATCTTTGAGCTTCCCGTTGATGATGATCCCGACAATACCAAGTGGGTTTTCTGGGGCGCGGCGGGGAAATATTACGTCGGGAACTTCGATGGAACGACCTTTACACCGGAAGGTGACGCACAACAGGCTGACTATGGTGCCAACTTCTATGCAGCGCAAACATGGAGCGATGTACCAGAATTCGATGGCAGACGTATTCAAATCGCTTGGATGAGTGGCAGTAATCCACCGGACATGCCCTTTAACCAACAGATGAGTTTCCCGTGCAAGTTAACCCTTCGGACAACTTCAGAGGGCATCCGTCTACATCGAGAACCGGTCGCAGAGATAGAAAACATCCATGCGTACACGCATGCGTGGAGCGATCTATCGCTTAAGCCAGATGAAGATCCGCTCGCAGGATTGACAGGTGAACTGTTTGATATCCGAGCTGAAATAGCCCTGAACGATGCCGCCGCTGTTGGTTTCAAGATTCGTGGGCAGGATATCCGTTACGATGTCGCATCGCAACAATTGACATTCTTGGAAAGAAGTGGACCCCTCGCGCCACAAGATGGGAAAATCCGTTTGCAAATTCTGGTTGACCGTATCTCTATTGAGGCATTCGGTAACGACGGGGAACTCTCTATGACTTCTTATTTCCTCCCAGATTTGGACAATGCGGACATCGGAATCTACGCGGAGGGAAGCGCAGCGACTTTAGGCTCACTGAAAGTAAACGAGTTAAAATCTTCGTGGGTGTAA
- a CDS encoding LamG domain-containing protein — protein sequence MEDLNDSIGGKENMLRAFIAAFSSVVMLLLVASANAGLDEDLVFYLTFDNVKNQTIIDESGNGLDAEILEHAEIVKGKYGDAIRLTDQGGNCVNIPAQEKLKVVGEITMTLWVYYQKPWVGSRTHWFDKDCHTVGWGASYGIMSADIGNGPEIWLFLGSLDERRNTNRQQLVIPHKMDGKKWHHVAGSYDGKTMKIYVDGEIIGEEEKKFNFVGDNDSDFRIGCAKERAHVTFVNGSIDEAAVWQRALSDNEIKQAMTGNFLAVSLGDKVATTWADMKKRAIAR from the coding sequence TTGGAAGATTTAAATGACTCCATAGGGGGAAAAGAAAACATGTTACGGGCGTTTATTGCTGCTTTTTCGAGTGTCGTTATGTTATTGTTGGTGGCTTCTGCCAACGCCGGTTTGGATGAAGACCTTGTTTTTTATTTGACGTTTGATAATGTTAAAAATCAGACGATTATTGATGAATCTGGGAACGGTCTTGATGCAGAAATACTTGAGCATGCCGAGATTGTCAAGGGTAAATATGGAGATGCAATCCGTCTTACAGATCAAGGGGGGAATTGTGTTAATATTCCTGCTCAGGAGAAATTGAAAGTTGTAGGTGAAATAACAATGACGCTATGGGTTTATTATCAAAAACCATGGGTAGGTAGTAGAACACATTGGTTTGATAAAGACTGTCATACGGTTGGTTGGGGTGCTTCTTATGGTATTATGAGTGCTGATATTGGTAACGGACCGGAGATCTGGCTGTTTTTGGGATCCCTGGATGAACGAAGAAATACAAATCGACAGCAACTCGTAATTCCACACAAAATGGATGGAAAAAAATGGCATCACGTTGCTGGAAGCTACGATGGGAAAACCATGAAAATCTATGTAGATGGTGAAATCATAGGGGAAGAAGAGAAAAAATTCAACTTCGTTGGTGATAATGACTCAGATTTTCGGATCGGGTGCGCAAAAGAGAGAGCACATGTTACATTCGTCAACGGTTCTATTGACGAAGCTGCAGTATGGCAACGAGCATTGAGCGATAATGAAATCAAACAAGCCATGACAGGAAACTTTCTCGCTGTTTCACTGGGTGATAAGGTCGCCACGACTTGGGCGGATATGAAAAAGAGGGCAATAGCCCGTTAG
- a CDS encoding dienelactone hydrolase family protein: MQIVHTLMLGIIVTGLLSIADAEADSIKTQLEVSARHSESVKVTTSDERIVNAFIVYPAVKEPATAIIVIHQGRGLTNWVRLVADTLAAEGFVAICPDLLSGMGPDGGGTESFHSRDDVPWAISELPPSQVTSDLDAIQKYVRNLPSTNEKVAVSGFCWGGGQTFRYAVHSDTIAASFVFYGPAPSTEDIPKISAPVYGFYAENDNRINATIDATKAAADAANITYEPVIYEGVGHAFLMRGMTEDADEAQKTATKAVWERWVSLLRGL; encoded by the coding sequence ATGCAGATAGTCCACACGCTTATGTTGGGTATCATTGTCACCGGTTTATTGTCCATTGCCGATGCAGAGGCTGATAGTATAAAAACGCAACTTGAAGTATCCGCGCGACACAGCGAATCGGTGAAAGTTACGACCTCCGATGAGCGTATCGTCAATGCGTTTATCGTTTATCCAGCGGTGAAAGAACCCGCAACGGCTATCATCGTCATCCACCAGGGTCGCGGACTCACCAACTGGGTCCGGCTCGTCGCAGACACACTCGCTGCCGAAGGGTTTGTCGCAATTTGTCCAGATCTGCTTTCCGGCATGGGGCCCGACGGTGGCGGCACAGAAAGTTTCCACTCAAGGGACGACGTACCATGGGCTATCAGTGAACTCCCACCCTCCCAAGTCACATCCGACCTGGATGCCATCCAAAAATATGTCCGTAATCTGCCTTCAACCAACGAAAAAGTAGCAGTTTCCGGATTCTGCTGGGGAGGCGGTCAAACGTTCAGGTACGCTGTCCATTCCGACACAATAGCGGCTAGCTTTGTGTTTTACGGTCCTGCCCCATCAACGGAAGATATCCCCAAAATATCAGCACCCGTGTATGGCTTCTACGCCGAGAACGACAATCGTATCAATGCCACAATTGATGCCACTAAAGCCGCGGCGGATGCCGCAAACATCACCTACGAGCCCGTCATCTATGAAGGGGTCGGTCACGCCTTCCTGATGCGCGGTATGACAGAAGATGCCGACGAAGCACAGAAAACTGCCACCAAAGCCGTATGGGAACGGTGGGTATCCCTCCTAAGAGGGCTCTAA